ATTTACAAGTTTGGAACCTAGTCagtattcaaaagaaaaaaattggacTGCTTAAGTTTGAAGTACCTATTTATTGTTTCGCATCACCACTTGGCAAAGACTGAACAAAAAATTCAGCTATATCTTGAATCTATTTTTTATACATCTACTCAAGTGAAACATCATCTTGACTTCAAAGTGCTTGATGGTGCAGTAGTCCAGACAGCCATGTGGTCAAAAGTGTTAGCTGTGTGTTCGGTTGTTATCTTTATTCACAGTTTCACCAAAGTTGATCATGAAATTAATATTCAGTCCACTGTACACTAGATGAGGATAGACCAGTTCCCTAATTACTAATATAATGCATTTTTTTATCTGCATGCTACTAATCTTATAGTATAGGAATGAAAGAGTTCCATAAAGAACCTTACTAACAGAACTAATACATGCATGGAACCAAGAAGAAATTTTCTCCAATTTCTCCCTACTTCACTAAAAATATTGGTCTGTCCTGCTTGCATCCCTTTGGTACCAAgacaaaagttttctttttctaagtTTAATTTGTTTTGGCGTAACACACCATTCTGGCAGTTGGTTGGCAATGTCTAGTGCTTGTGGCACTTAAATTCTTGGCTGTTAATGCTGTAAATTATCCTTACATTCAAGCTGGGTAAAGATTACCTAGCAGATTCAAATCAAAGATTCAGGAAGTTTCATATCCAATTTAGATCACCCACCACCATCACAAATTGGATTTTGTCAGCATTGCAGCATGAAGCACTgtgcatttttcttttgaacaaaAGCACATTGAAAGTTGCAAGCAAAATGTCTCGACAATACCTCTGGTAGACCTCCCCTTAAGACTTCCAGCGAAAGAAAGGTACGTGTCCGGTCATCATTAACAAAAACCTCCCATTTATTGAACTCTATCCAATATCTGCTTTCCAATGAAAATAATagtaaaacaaagaaaaaaaaccatCACCTAACATATTATAGCAGGAGTATGAAAAATTCAAATGCACAGACAGTCATGATAGTGTAAGGCTAGTTAAGCatttttgattgaattattttaaagatatatctGACCGTCTCTGAGATTTGAAATTCTCACGAAGCATTGCCACAATGGAGTCGATCTGATGTACTTGAATTGGAACAGTTCTTCCCAAGCTAATGTGAAATTCTCTTCCTAAGAGTATTTGTTCAAGCTTCTGATCATCTTTGCATAATTCACTTAGTGCATAGTCAACATCAGCAGCATAGAGGCCAGGTACATGAGATTCTATTATTTTCACAAAATATGCTAGTTGCTTTCTTGTTGTAGATGGTATAGAAACTGCAAGAGTGAAAGTATAATTGCTTAGAAATCATCGAAGAGCAGGAAATATTGGAAAGCTTTCCCAAATTGAGACAATGGCaaggttaaaaaaaatagtaaattgaGAATGGAAAAATATACACATATAAAGCACTCACACACATAGAAAGTGCAAATATTCATGCACAGACATGCAAGCACATGCTTACATGCACACACGCAAAACAGTAAATTGCGAATGGATAAATACACACATATAAAGCACTCACACACATAGAAAGTGTGAACACTCATGCACACACATGCTTACATTCACACACACGCGCGCATTTTTAGATACATATTTACATACATTATACCTATATACTCATACATGTGCATGTACATCTACATCTTACACACACACAAATACACATTCATAGATACATATTCACAACATTCGTACCTATACAgacatatccatgcatgtatgtataggtTTTAGCGACCAAAGAGTAAAAAATACCAAAATGCATATTCCTCTGACTTCTAGCGTCCTTAACCATTGTTTCTAGGGATTTTAACTGTTTGAAgtgttgattgtggtgattAGATGACCGAGGTGTACCACAACATACCGTGCCTGTGTGTCACTGATATGCCCCTGTACCATGATACTCCATACCTTGCTAGTAACCTGATTGCATTTGAATTGTTAATTCTATGTATGTTAAATGTGTTTTAGATTTCAAGTtatgcaatgctatgtgataAATATGTATGTCAATGACTTCAATATATACAGAAACTATAACTGAGACTCACGTTGATATTCCTTCCATATCtcttgccaaaaaaaaaggggttaagaaaagaaaacttgATAGGTGAATTTTCCAAGTTTCTCGATGATTTCTTAAGTGTTTATTTTGGTGTTCACTGATTATGCCTTACAatatatacttcaattttaATAAAGCTTCAAAACTCTGGTCCATATATAACAATGATATTTAGTTTGGTATTCGGAAAAAAACTCCCCCACATGAAAAAATACTTCTTCCCCTTCCATGCTTGGTTGTTTGTGTGGGTTTTTGGGCTAAAGGCAACACCTGCACCTGCATGTTCATTCAAGAGTATTGTACCAGGCCAAGCTATGCATGGGAGTTTGGTCCAGCCATCCAGGTACTAGCTGAGCAGCTACTTGTTatcattaatttaatttaaactTGAGATGTTTAGAGTATAGAGTTTCATGACACTTCCACCTTAACATTGTTAAGCACTTGGGTCCTTTTTATTATCTAAAACTTAAACTGAAGGAACTTAGTCAAAAAAATggttagttttcttttttctcagaCATAcctgaatattttatatttatttgttttaaaaaattatcaatCTAAGTATTAGAGAGAAAAAATTCTATGTACTAGTGGCATGAGGTGATGATTATAATCATCTTACAAGCCTTTTCTCATTATAAATGTGGTTATAGAACACTTTTCAAGTTGAGAAGGTTTCATGGAAGAATTTAGCAGGTTCTACAACTAGTTACCGTCCTTTTATCAACCACCTAGAAATTTGTCCCATGTTCCTTGTTAAGGCAAATTCAGGTTGGAGCGGGCCCATCATGAAATCTATAAGGCTGAGAATTTTGACTCTAAGCCATTTACCCAAACTTAAGCTGACCTGTTTGTTCCACAGGTTGGCTACAGGTCAGGATCGCTTTATcagtcacttttttttttttttgctaagaaaAATGGTGGAGATTCAACTCTCATTTCATAAGTATAAAATGGGATTGGCCAGGAGCAGAACAGAAGGCCTCAGCGAGGCCTGAAGAAAGGGATATAAGCTACATGGCTACAGATCTCGTACAATATCAGAGAACCCCCTCATCTAAACAAAGGACCTCACCCAACCACCAGTCTCACAAGCAACCCTAAACCAGTCACTTGATCAAGTTTGGATTGGTGATCTTTGGCTCATCAAGTCTAGGTACCAAGCTCGGCTAAACATTATACGGATTTGAGCTTCTAAACCATTGAATATTGACCTGACGGTTCAGATCCCATGCCTCTTAGAGAGAGAATCCTAATCAACCTAATACCTTGTCTCCCAATTGAAAGATCCTCATCCTCTTTCCACTTCCTTTCCCCATATCCATTATCCTTTTCCTCACTCCATCATCTTATAACCTCTTCATCTCCTCTCATCTTTGTctccatcctctccactcacCATCAAGGCAACCAGCCCATGCCATGCCATCAAGACCACCTCTGCATTGTCAATCAGGCAGTCATGGACCAAGCTAGCATGCCATCAGGAAGATTAGCGACTACCACCAACCCAAAACATGACCAATTCCATTACATtgtctctttttcttttgcttcaaATCGTGCTGCCATCAAGCCAACAAACTGCCATTCAAACTCTAGTTCATTCTAGATCTTCCACAACCACCACTGCTCCACATAGGAATGACTTGTAGGCTCACCATCAAGCAAGAAACAATGGCACCACACCAAGCTCCATTATACGATGGAGCCTCTTCTCTATGCAGTATGAGTTGATGGTTCAGGCTCGAGTTAGCGAAGTTGAGCCACCAGCAGATTCAGGTCAGCTTTCTTGAACCCCTTCTCCAGTTGAGTTGTGTTCAAATCAAGGCTAATAAGACTTCagcgatggaggttgatctgaCCCCAACAATTATTATCCTTACAGACAAGGCTTGTTGGCAAGTAGAGAAAACTACCCTATAATATCTTATGGGGTGATGATAAGAAAGTGTatattctgaaatttaaaaaattagatTTAAGTTACACCAAAAAAGGACATGTAAGGGGAATGAAAAATAATGTTAAAAGTTAGAACTACTGTCATCCAATGCAGCAAATAAGAATGGAATGCAAATGTTGGATAATACTAAAACTCATGGCAGCAGCTAACAGACCCTTTGTAATGTATCCATAATAAACCTCAGATGacaaaattatgaaataaaaagTGGTAAGGGAAAGCCACCTGGAACATAGACATGCAGAGCATAGTTTCCTTCAACATGTGGGAAGCTTCTAATGCGGCTTCCTTTAGTAGTAGATGAAACATCTGCATAAAACAGGTATTTTacaattaaataataattaaagaaaTTTCACTAGGCTTCAGTGTTCAATAATTGATGAAATCAGGTTACAGAGAAGTGGGACATAATAACAGATTTCTATAACACAATAATTAACCCATCTAGAATTTGATGATGTCGAGTATAAATGCAGGAGACAAAGAAAAAATGTAGCAGGTTtcacaatttttatttttctgattGATAGAGACAAATGTAAAGCTTGTGGCTTTGCAATGACATATGCATAAGCTGAATGGTTAGTGAATTGTGACTTCCAAGATTGGTTTGCAAAAGAcacaaaaaataaattgccccaAGGAAGCAATAAGGAACAGAGTGCAAAGATGATACAAGTTCCATAGGAAAAGTCTACTTATACAAATTGGATGCAAGTAGTGTTAGCGAAcatgaataacaaaaagaaaattttgtacAGAAGAACTGGACCTATATAAGCAGCTGTCAACAAGATTTAAAGCTAGATCAGTTAGCAAGTATTTCTTGGTTCTGTAAGTTCTAATTGGGCCATTGAATTCAAGTGCTGACTAGCAAAGTCCAAGCAAAGGCATTGACAATGCTGGAGCAGAAATACCTACGAGACACATACCGCATTCATGGCTCTCAGATACGACAATTATTGAGCCTACGTCGTACTTACTTTTAGCTAAACTCGGATATCAAAAAAAATGGTGACAAGAGATAATGGGCCTCATTCACGAATTACCATAATAAACCAGCATAAAGTCCGTAATATGCACCAATTTGCACATAAAGCATGACCGTTTAAGTTGGGTGAACAGGCAGCATCTCGTGTTGATGGACAACGATGGATTGCGCTGGGGGAAGTAACTGATAATTGACGAAAAATTCACAAAGCCAGCCCCAAATGGATGACATGAAATTTTGTTGTT
Above is a genomic segment from Phoenix dactylifera cultivar Barhee BC4 chromosome 2, palm_55x_up_171113_PBpolish2nd_filt_p, whole genome shotgun sequence containing:
- the LOC103710786 gene encoding U6 snRNA phosphodiesterase isoform X2, whose amino-acid sequence is MEALRATYGSDSESDDESSPPRSSGYADSRQISNPKGSEGLPPPPPLDLLQPPNFLDVSSTTKGSRIRSFPHVEGNYALHVYVPVSIPSTTRKQLAYFVKIIESHVPGLYAADVDYALSELCKDDQKLEQILLGREFHISLGRTVPIQVHQIDSIVAMLRENFKSQRRYWIEFNKWEVFVNDDRTRTFLSLEVLRGGLPEITKQIHIIDDIYRLHGLPEFYKNPRPHISLVWALGDISNRLKQAVEEFDRSRGNSNSLQKDIFMCKFTGIECRIGKKTYNIYSEN
- the LOC103710786 gene encoding U6 snRNA phosphodiesterase isoform X3, which produces MEALRATYGSDSESDDESSPPRSSGYADSRQISNPKGSEGLPPPPPLDLLQPPNFLDVSSTTKGSRIRSFPHVEGNYALHVYVPVSIPSTTRKQLAYFVKIIESHVPGLYAADVDYALSELCKDDQKLEQILLGREFHISLGRTVPIQVHQIDSIVAMLRENFKSQRRYWIEFNKWEVFVNDDRTRTFLSLEVLRGGLPEITKQIHIIDDIYRLHGLPEFYKNPRPHISLVWALGDISNRLKQAVEEFDRSRGNSNSLQKDIFMCKFTGIECRIGKKTYNI
- the LOC103710786 gene encoding U6 snRNA phosphodiesterase isoform X4, with the protein product MEALRATYGSDSESDDESSPPRSSGYADSRQISNPKGSEGLPPPPPLDLLQPPNFLDVSSTTKGSRIRSFPHVEGNYALHVYVPVSIPSTTRKQLAYFVKIIESHVPGLYAADVDYALSELCKDDQKLEQILLGREFHISLGRTVPIQVHQIDSIVAMLRENFKSQRRYWIEFNKWEVFVNDDRTRTFLSLEVLRGGLPENPRPHISLVWALGDISNRLKQAVEEFDRSRGNSNSLQKDIFMCKFTGIECRIGKKTYNICKFLD
- the LOC103710786 gene encoding U6 snRNA phosphodiesterase isoform X1; the protein is MEALRATYGSDSESDDESSPPRSSGYADSRQISNPKGSEGLPPPPPLDLLQPPNFLDVSSTTKGSRIRSFPHVEGNYALHVYVPVSIPSTTRKQLAYFVKIIESHVPGLYAADVDYALSELCKDDQKLEQILLGREFHISLGRTVPIQVHQIDSIVAMLRENFKSQRRYWIEFNKWEVFVNDDRTRTFLSLEVLRGGLPEITKQIHIIDDIYRLHGLPEFYKNPRPHISLVWALGDISNRLKQAVEEFDRSRGNSNSLQKDIFMCKFTGIECRIGKKTYNICKFLD